One genomic segment of uncultured Desulfobacter sp. includes these proteins:
- the corA gene encoding magnesium/cobalt transporter CorA: MNICCCELNGRFAMPRFFRKSEKKAGSSPGLQIDARTALGTEPDIRVLIYSKDSLETYHPPDIDAALPLIQKNKTAWIQVTGIHDHFAFSRMGELFNIHTLTLEDMVDPAHPPKFEDFDTYYYVTLKQLAFDSKTHEVSETQVSMAVMENLVIFVQDKPSPCLKAVEKRLQAGRGNIRTGGPGYLAYALIDAVVDHSFDVIGQIASAVESVERDMLEDLNPGHLEQIHRLKREVIFFNKQLRPVRGAILSLMKSESPFVPDAVIRFYTDILDHVNHILDAVTSLQELLSSMLDFYMSSQGNRMNEVMATLTIISTIFIPLSFLAGVYGMNFKFMPELEWQGGYFVLLGCMAVIGGAMVVFFKKKGWF, encoded by the coding sequence ATGAATATCTGCTGTTGTGAATTGAATGGAAGGTTTGCCATGCCCAGATTTTTCAGAAAGTCAGAAAAAAAAGCCGGATCGTCGCCGGGGTTGCAGATTGATGCCCGGACCGCGTTGGGCACAGAGCCTGATATCCGTGTTTTAATCTATTCGAAAGATTCACTCGAAACATACCACCCTCCGGACATTGACGCGGCCTTGCCTTTGATTCAGAAAAATAAAACCGCATGGATTCAGGTGACCGGCATACATGATCATTTTGCCTTTTCAAGGATGGGTGAGTTGTTTAATATCCATACCCTGACCCTGGAGGATATGGTTGACCCGGCACATCCCCCCAAATTTGAAGATTTTGACACCTATTATTATGTCACACTGAAACAACTTGCCTTTGATTCCAAAACGCATGAGGTATCAGAAACCCAGGTCAGTATGGCCGTCATGGAGAATCTGGTGATTTTTGTCCAGGACAAACCTTCCCCCTGCCTTAAAGCAGTGGAAAAAAGACTGCAGGCCGGAAGGGGAAATATACGTACGGGCGGTCCCGGTTACCTGGCATATGCCCTGATTGATGCTGTCGTTGATCACTCTTTTGATGTGATTGGGCAGATTGCTTCAGCCGTGGAATCTGTTGAACGTGACATGCTTGAAGATTTAAATCCCGGTCACCTTGAGCAGATACATCGGCTGAAACGTGAAGTGATATTTTTTAATAAGCAGCTCCGGCCGGTGCGCGGGGCAATTCTCAGTTTGATGAAATCCGAATCGCCGTTTGTTCCGGATGCCGTTATCCGTTTTTATACGGATATTCTGGATCATGTTAATCATATTCTGGATGCGGTTACGTCGCTTCAAGAGCTTTTGTCCAGCATGCTTGATTTTTATATGTCATCCCAGGGCAACCGTATGAATGAGGTCATGGCAACCCTGACAATTATTTCCACTATTTTTATCCCTCTAAGTTTTCTTGCCGGAGTTTATGGTATGAATTTTAAATTTATGCCTGAACTTGAGTGGCAGGGGGGGTATTTCGTTTTACTGGGATGCATGGCGGTGATTGGCGGTGCAATGGTTGTATTTTTTAAAAAGAAAGGGTGGTTCTAA
- a CDS encoding cation:proton antiporter: MEPILIIGIIISAGFFAGEVCTRIGLPRVTGYIFAGLVLNPRLTHFIPESFVGHTALVTNMALSFITFSVGGTLLFSKIRSLGKSILFIALFEAEFAFLFVGVFFIILGPLVVSLAEFTLMSFFIPFALLLASLASPTDPSATLAVEHQYKAKGEVTSTIMGVAAFDDILGILNYSLAVSVAGICILHQPIGIYSIVQPFITILGSIIGGSLFGFFLNILTKTVKKETEGVLITLIISLLFLCYGFAGVLRVDELLSTMTMGVVVVNYNIKKEEIFKILERYTEELIFVLFFTISAMHLNFSVMVSNYLFIIIFIVFRSIGKFSGTIVGGKISKSSLSVQKYTVGGLIPQGGIVIGLALLIKQNPIFNSISDIILNVIIGATIIHEIFGPIISKFALEKAGEITLNKKSVQ, from the coding sequence ATGGAACCAATACTTATAATTGGAATTATTATATCTGCAGGTTTTTTTGCTGGCGAGGTATGCACGCGAATTGGATTACCTAGGGTAACCGGGTATATCTTTGCAGGTCTGGTCCTTAATCCCAGGTTGACACATTTTATTCCCGAATCATTTGTTGGACATACGGCACTTGTTACAAATATGGCGTTATCATTCATTACATTCTCTGTGGGTGGAACATTATTGTTTTCAAAGATTCGTTCACTGGGGAAATCAATACTTTTTATAGCCCTTTTTGAAGCTGAATTTGCGTTTTTGTTTGTTGGTGTTTTTTTTATAATATTGGGGCCATTGGTTGTTTCTCTGGCTGAATTTACTTTAATGTCATTTTTTATTCCTTTTGCTTTATTATTAGCTTCTCTGGCATCGCCGACTGATCCATCGGCAACATTGGCGGTTGAACATCAATACAAAGCAAAAGGTGAAGTTACATCGACGATTATGGGGGTGGCAGCATTTGATGACATCCTTGGCATATTAAATTATAGTCTCGCCGTTTCTGTAGCCGGCATTTGTATTCTGCATCAACCCATAGGGATTTATTCTATTGTACAGCCTTTTATCACGATTTTGGGTTCTATTATTGGGGGCAGTTTGTTTGGTTTTTTTCTGAATATTTTGACAAAAACAGTTAAAAAAGAAACAGAAGGAGTATTAATCACCCTTATAATTAGTCTTTTGTTCTTATGTTATGGGTTTGCAGGAGTGTTAAGGGTAGACGAGCTTTTATCTACAATGACGATGGGAGTTGTTGTTGTAAACTACAACATAAAAAAAGAAGAAATATTTAAAATACTCGAGAGATATACAGAAGAACTGATTTTTGTTCTTTTCTTTACAATAAGTGCGATGCATCTGAATTTTTCAGTAATGGTATCAAATTATCTATTTATAATTATTTTTATAGTATTTCGTTCAATCGGCAAATTTAGTGGAACTATTGTGGGTGGTAAAATATCAAAATCATCTTTATCCGTACAAAAATATACTGTTGGTGGATTAATACCTCAGGGGGGCATAGTGATTGGTTTAGCATTGCTTATTAAACAAAATCCTATTTTTAATTCAATTTCAGATATTATTTTAAATGTCATTATTGGTGCAACGATTATCCATGAAATTTTTGGACCTATCATTTCTAAATTTGCACTTGAGAAAGCAGGCGAAATAACTTTAAATAAAAAAAGTGTGCAATAA
- a CDS encoding PEP/pyruvate-binding domain-containing protein: protein MDKITKKIKASLENSQSSSFQVKNILFVSAPYHLPGLKVDIHPSPWEITHAVSMKEAAELLRKANFDILFIEIETLNDKTGITVQQLKTLCPGLQVIFLVQPGCCKIQPLERDAGHIFIWSRTTQLFHAMVRFVEDQRCKDTTRRAVLMVEDSLEYTSFLLPEIYKGIDEAFPGARLVLAGSHETAMERFHELGQRLDCVLSDTRLPCQGTESPKAGINILSTIHREMPGLPIMLMSAESANKTMAQDIPAPFLDKNSNQLDRDLHEFFRSLAADHPAQGEKTHTNGQYPVQTSPAGFTRIGRGSIGGKARGLAFLAQTLDRHPDLGTAYPEMAVNIPEALVFCTDIFDDFVRDNGLGELNGRPLAELVQAFIDAPLPREVIRHLKTYLAANCAPLVVRSSSLLEDAVNHPCAGLHKTYMIPNNHADPDIRLSHLATAVKLVYASAYYKKAQTFVRSTTVRPFRDSMAVMIQEVAGSQYGDFFYPAISGTAHSLNFYPAANAKADEGVLNLALGLGRTLAQGEQSFRVFPKHPQATPQFCGTRDFLEKTQNCFYALRMEGYPETLRFGICSNLERRDLAQALEEAPVKALTSTYVPVEDRIRDTWYCKGPKILTFAQVLKYGTPPLTALVNDLMKTLAHEAGGPIELEFTADIPDKSGETWKISLLQVRPMFSPRDTSLITKKDLDEAVCVSTSALGNCTLDCIRDIVYVNPETFEGGKTSDMAQQISRINADLAKNNRRFLLAGPGRWGSSDPWLGIPVDWQQISGAGAIVEIRDGTIHADASKGSHFFNTITSQGVPYITVNPGDADRIDLEHLTGCRTVRDEGFIRHMRLKCPLLIKVDGKHSRSVIINAGKANNHIHNE from the coding sequence ATGGATAAAATTACAAAAAAAATAAAAGCCAGTCTTGAAAACTCACAGTCCTCCAGTTTTCAGGTCAAAAATATCCTCTTTGTTTCCGCTCCTTACCATCTGCCGGGACTGAAAGTGGATATCCACCCATCTCCTTGGGAGATCACCCACGCTGTTTCCATGAAAGAGGCTGCCGAACTGCTCCGCAAGGCGAATTTTGACATCCTTTTCATTGAAATTGAGACCCTGAATGACAAAACAGGAATAACGGTACAGCAGCTCAAGACCCTTTGTCCCGGTCTGCAGGTAATCTTCCTGGTGCAGCCGGGCTGTTGCAAAATCCAGCCTTTGGAACGGGATGCAGGTCACATCTTTATCTGGTCCAGAACAACCCAACTCTTTCATGCCATGGTCCGTTTTGTTGAGGACCAACGCTGCAAGGACACCACCCGTCGTGCCGTTCTTATGGTGGAAGACAGTCTTGAATACACCTCGTTTTTGCTTCCTGAAATATACAAAGGAATAGACGAGGCCTTCCCTGGTGCCAGGCTTGTCCTGGCGGGGTCCCATGAAACCGCCATGGAACGGTTCCACGAATTGGGCCAACGTCTTGACTGTGTCCTTTCCGATACCCGGCTTCCTTGCCAGGGAACAGAATCGCCTAAAGCCGGCATTAACATCCTGTCAACAATTCACAGGGAAATGCCCGGCCTTCCCATCATGCTCATGAGTGCGGAAAGTGCTAACAAAACAATGGCCCAAGACATCCCAGCCCCCTTTCTGGACAAAAATTCCAACCAGCTGGACCGGGATCTCCATGAATTTTTCCGCAGCCTGGCAGCAGACCACCCAGCCCAAGGGGAAAAAACCCATACCAACGGCCAGTATCCTGTTCAAACAAGCCCCGCCGGCTTTACCAGAATCGGACGTGGATCCATTGGTGGTAAAGCCAGGGGGCTGGCATTTTTGGCCCAGACTCTTGACCGCCACCCCGACCTTGGGACAGCTTATCCGGAAATGGCCGTCAACATCCCCGAGGCCTTGGTCTTCTGCACAGATATTTTTGACGACTTTGTCCGTGACAACGGCCTGGGCGAACTAAACGGCCGACCCTTGGCGGAATTGGTTCAGGCGTTCATCGACGCGCCCCTGCCCCGGGAGGTTATCCGGCATTTAAAAACCTATCTGGCAGCGAACTGTGCCCCTCTGGTCGTACGCTCCTCCAGCCTTCTGGAAGATGCCGTCAACCATCCCTGCGCCGGGTTGCACAAAACCTACATGATCCCTAACAACCATGCCGACCCTGACATCCGGTTGTCGCACCTTGCCACCGCAGTCAAGCTGGTTTACGCCTCTGCTTACTATAAAAAAGCCCAGACCTTTGTGCGCAGCACAACGGTTCGCCCCTTCAGGGACAGCATGGCCGTTATGATCCAGGAAGTCGCTGGCAGTCAATACGGAGATTTTTTCTACCCAGCCATTTCGGGTACGGCTCATTCCCTGAATTTTTATCCTGCGGCCAATGCCAAAGCCGATGAGGGTGTCCTGAACCTGGCACTGGGTTTAGGGCGCACCCTGGCCCAGGGAGAGCAAAGCTTCAGGGTTTTCCCCAAACACCCCCAGGCCACGCCTCAATTTTGCGGCACCCGGGATTTTCTGGAAAAAACACAAAACTGCTTTTATGCCCTTAGAATGGAAGGCTACCCGGAAACCCTGCGTTTCGGTATTTGTTCCAACCTGGAACGCCGGGACCTGGCCCAGGCTTTAGAAGAGGCCCCGGTCAAAGCCCTGACCTCAACCTATGTGCCTGTCGAAGACCGAATCCGGGATACCTGGTATTGCAAAGGCCCCAAAATCCTCACCTTTGCCCAGGTTCTGAAATACGGTACCCCCCCCCTTACCGCCCTGGTAAACGATCTCATGAAAACGTTGGCTCATGAGGCCGGCGGCCCAATAGAATTGGAGTTTACGGCCGACATCCCCGACAAATCAGGCGAAACCTGGAAAATTTCCCTGCTCCAGGTCCGGCCCATGTTCAGTCCACGGGACACCAGTCTAATCACCAAAAAAGATCTTGACGAAGCCGTCTGCGTCTCCACCTCGGCTCTGGGGAACTGCACCTTAGACTGCATCCGGGACATCGTCTATGTCAACCCGGAAACTTTTGAGGGGGGCAAAACCTCGGATATGGCACAGCAGATCAGCCGCATCAATGCGGACCTGGCCAAAAACAACCGCCGGTTTCTGTTGGCCGGGCCGGGTCGGTGGGGGTCATCGGATCCCTGGCTGGGAATCCCTGTGGACTGGCAGCAGATCTCCGGTGCCGGTGCCATCGTGGAAATCCGAGACGGCACCATCCATGCCGATGCCTCCAAAGGCTCCCATTTCTTCAATACCATCACTTCCCAGGGCGTTCCCTATATCACCGTGAATCCAGGGGATGCAGACCGCATCGACCTGGAACACCTGACCGGCTGCCGCACTGTCCGGGACGAGGGATTCATTCGCCACATGCGCCTGAAATGCCCCCTGCTAATTAAAGTCGATGGGAAACATTCCCGCAGTGTCATTATCAACGCCGGAAAAGCAAACAATCACATACATAATGAATAA
- the gdhA gene encoding NADP-specific glutamate dehydrogenase encodes MSEELDKIIAKDPDQKEFHQAVQEVIETVQPVLDRNLEYRQAKILERLAEPERIVIFRVPWVDDTGTVQINRGYRIQMNSAIGPYKGGLRFHPSVNLSILKFLAFEQVFKNALTTLPIGGGKGGSDFDPKGKSDNEVMRFCQSFMSELYRHIGPNTDVPAGDIGVGGREIGYLFGQYKRLTNQFAPVLTGKGLDWGGSLIRPEATGYGAVYFAAEMLATRNGSMEDKTCLVSGSGNVAQYTVEKILDLGGKVVTLSDSTGFIYDETGIDREKLAWIMELKNIRRGRIKEYAEKYPEAVYTETDATLDYNPLWTIAADCAFPSATQNEINGKDAGNLIENGVFVISEGANMPSTPDAVDIFVDHKILYAPGKAANAGGVAVSGLEMSQNAMRLNWSREEVDQRLHGIMKCIHTSCVDACAEYGEKGNYVAGANIAGFTKVVNAMLDQGLV; translated from the coding sequence ATGTCAGAAGAGCTGGATAAAATCATAGCCAAAGACCCCGATCAGAAAGAATTTCACCAGGCCGTTCAGGAAGTAATCGAAACCGTACAGCCTGTGCTGGACCGCAACCTCGAATACCGTCAAGCCAAAATCCTGGAACGCCTGGCCGAGCCCGAACGGATCGTCATCTTCCGGGTACCTTGGGTGGACGACACCGGAACCGTCCAGATTAACCGCGGTTACCGCATCCAAATGAACTCGGCCATCGGCCCCTACAAGGGAGGGCTGCGTTTCCACCCTTCGGTAAACCTGTCCATACTTAAATTCCTGGCATTTGAACAGGTCTTTAAAAATGCCCTGACCACCCTGCCCATAGGCGGCGGCAAAGGCGGGTCCGACTTTGACCCCAAAGGAAAATCCGACAATGAAGTCATGCGCTTCTGCCAGTCTTTCATGTCCGAACTTTACCGCCACATCGGCCCTAACACCGACGTGCCCGCCGGGGACATCGGCGTGGGCGGCAGGGAAATCGGCTATCTTTTCGGACAGTACAAACGATTAACCAATCAATTTGCCCCGGTGCTCACGGGCAAGGGCTTAGACTGGGGCGGCAGCCTCATCCGGCCGGAAGCCACAGGCTACGGTGCGGTCTATTTTGCCGCTGAAATGCTGGCCACCCGCAACGGCAGCATGGAAGACAAAACCTGCCTGGTTTCCGGTTCCGGCAACGTGGCCCAGTACACCGTGGAAAAAATCCTGGATCTGGGGGGGAAGGTCGTCACCCTGTCGGATTCCACCGGATTCATCTACGACGAAACAGGCATTGACCGAGAAAAATTAGCCTGGATCATGGAATTAAAAAACATCAGGCGTGGCAGAATCAAAGAATATGCAGAAAAATACCCGGAAGCCGTATACACCGAAACAGATGCCACCCTGGATTACAATCCCTTGTGGACCATCGCGGCCGACTGCGCCTTTCCTTCTGCCACCCAGAACGAAATCAACGGCAAAGATGCGGGCAACCTCATTGAAAACGGGGTCTTTGTGATATCCGAAGGCGCCAACATGCCTTCCACCCCGGATGCCGTCGACATTTTTGTGGATCATAAAATCCTCTACGCCCCGGGTAAAGCAGCCAATGCCGGCGGCGTAGCCGTATCCGGCCTGGAAATGTCCCAGAACGCAATGCGCCTGAATTGGAGCCGGGAAGAAGTGGACCAACGGTTGCATGGCATTATGAAATGCATACATACATCCTGCGTGGACGCCTGTGCCGAATACGGCGAAAAAGGCAACTACGTGGCCGGGGCCAACATCGCCGGTTTTACCAAGGTGGTCAACGCCATGCTGGACCAGGGTCTTGTATAG
- a CDS encoding LuxR C-terminal-related transcriptional regulator, producing the protein MSHTVEQPDIDALVHRNRELEKLEQDHRRMELIFKQQAHKLQERMKEINCLYGISKIMEQTGLSLEETFQQVVNLIPPSWQYPEITCAQLLINDQSFRTENYKNTFWKQQAEIIAYGEPIGILTVCYLEKRPDMDEGPFLSEERSLINAVAELLGQASKRKQAEAELRESRRKLKEQNQQLKEKNIALREVMGQLRDEKVDLEKRVLANVENLLLPLVKKMEEQGSDLDKEYLQVLEDNIAQLTSSFGTKISRLHQRLTPRENEICNMIRTGLSSKEIGKMLNLSYRSVETYRNHIRKKLDITNKKINLTSYLSGL; encoded by the coding sequence ATGAGTCACACCGTGGAGCAGCCAGACATCGACGCCCTGGTCCACCGCAACCGGGAGCTGGAAAAATTGGAGCAGGACCACCGGCGCATGGAGCTGATCTTCAAGCAGCAGGCCCACAAGCTCCAGGAACGTATGAAAGAGATTAACTGCCTGTACGGTATCTCCAAAATTATGGAACAGACCGGGCTGTCCCTGGAAGAAACGTTCCAACAAGTGGTAAATCTCATTCCTCCCTCCTGGCAGTACCCGGAAATTACATGCGCCCAGCTTCTCATCAACGATCAGAGTTTCCGCACGGAAAATTACAAAAACACCTTCTGGAAACAGCAGGCGGAAATCATTGCCTATGGTGAACCCATTGGTATCCTCACGGTCTGCTACCTTGAAAAACGGCCCGACATGGACGAGGGACCCTTTCTGAGCGAAGAACGGTCGCTGATCAATGCGGTGGCCGAACTTCTCGGCCAAGCCAGCAAGCGAAAACAGGCGGAAGCCGAACTTCGGGAATCACGGCGCAAGCTCAAAGAACAAAACCAGCAGCTCAAGGAAAAAAATATTGCCCTGCGGGAAGTGATGGGCCAACTGCGAGACGAAAAAGTCGACCTGGAAAAGCGGGTCTTGGCCAATGTGGAAAATTTGCTGTTGCCCCTGGTTAAAAAAATGGAAGAACAGGGATCGGATCTGGACAAAGAATACCTGCAAGTGCTGGAAGATAACATCGCACAGCTCACCTCTTCATTTGGTACCAAAATATCCCGACTTCACCAGCGCCTCACCCCCAGGGAAAACGAAATCTGCAATATGATCCGCACCGGCCTAAGCTCCAAGGAAATCGGGAAAATGCTCAACCTCTCCTACCGCAGCGTAGAAACCTATAGAAACCATATTCGTAAAAAGCTGGACATCACCAATAAAAAAATCAACCTGACATCTTACCTGTCCGGCCTGTAA
- a CDS encoding NAD-glutamate dehydrogenase domain-containing protein, translating to MSNLLPGISQAPHIIDRADALNLNIRILYEAVIDLSAQGLITAHCINLAAGILLNDLGLPSYFFENITKDSLKQILSSITSSIALQDDRVLLVGRVAHIDFDLGQGSEVQRIRIATRETRDAMEKLMETMISGHRREYYYSRENEYYTYIFRPETVNDFTKYEFKASPFLFNLAGDYTATPEPTRMRYEKFLRDCKTSVTPLMQAFNLPATAETRLMFNSNFATPQIPIFRQLLKDHGFTLMRAYWEPYWDGTDVPTSICSLYIRGEISRTRETELTRDIQDFLAFNVSPVTKLYVEKKLTYKEMLFAGNAIDFARIFIFSENKAQSDRAIMSRLDDMACEEAFADRIHKAARAAFDTQTIESAATAHPDLLKALYKLFAHRFDPALAPNQSATDQTELLETFHRLCRTHLTEHPTALQIFRFMAKLVTNCQKTNFYIPGKRAYSFRLDSGILDPLVYNRPVYGIFFINGHYAAGIHMRSADIARGGLRLVTSGPAAHKRQMENAARLSFFLGPRDRRLKHKDICEDGAAGVIVLHPVYGEYPRDAVLDFTEGILDLTLPNENVVDYYGRPERLFFEPDRETAGLMDTVVLRAKERGYPHWRTIATEKGCGIRHDNYGLLNNGKLFGLLPAGNGLSDLQINGKSQLVTQNLEKIREKISGKIKTIGMTTTAMMAAFRTLINNDNAREKDLNLMVIGGPGGRLGGNELLCYQGRICLAIDNEALLFDPAGLDPGELEKLALAARTGSVAGTLAFPSDMLSPDGFKVPATATRTFLPDGTVVEKSAIFHRDFLFNPKMRAYIRKADIRACLPCGGFKEGVTGRTVTSFLENFKELEFIVEGAGLFFNNDARRHIATNTSIRHLKETTANKGGVFSSVMAEVLPGFLLGDQYETAILEDSKVCGDLVREIIGLVETHAAAETKILIRRCKADPYIPLFAQSDKAGEEILALQKIFKTRLNTILKQKTLVWKILTAYIPKTLVKLMGKRRITEILNTDAMQEYRDAIITKKLAVTAFYRFGLEWENFTAALEKDFTGTVGDLAAPPTAPRQAATEC from the coding sequence ATGTCCAACCTGCTGCCCGGCATCAGCCAGGCCCCCCATATCATTGACCGCGCCGACGCACTCAACCTCAACATCAGGATTCTCTACGAAGCGGTCATCGACCTTTCCGCCCAGGGCCTGATCACAGCGCATTGTATCAATCTGGCCGCAGGTATCCTGCTCAATGATCTGGGGCTTCCCAGCTATTTTTTTGAAAACATCACCAAGGATTCCCTCAAACAGATCCTTTCTTCCATCACCTCCAGTATTGCCCTCCAAGATGACCGGGTGCTCCTGGTGGGCCGGGTGGCCCACATTGACTTTGACCTGGGCCAAGGCAGTGAGGTCCAGCGGATACGTATCGCCACCCGGGAAACCCGGGACGCCATGGAAAAACTTATGGAAACCATGATATCCGGCCACCGCAGGGAATATTACTACAGCCGGGAAAATGAATACTACACCTATATCTTCCGGCCGGAAACCGTAAACGATTTCACCAAATATGAGTTCAAAGCGTCCCCCTTTCTTTTCAACCTTGCAGGCGATTATACCGCAACCCCTGAACCCACCCGCATGCGGTATGAAAAATTCCTAAGGGACTGCAAGACATCGGTAACCCCCCTGATGCAAGCATTTAATCTGCCGGCCACCGCAGAAACCCGGCTCATGTTCAACTCGAATTTTGCCACCCCCCAAATCCCCATCTTCCGGCAGTTGCTCAAGGACCACGGCTTTACCCTCATGCGAGCCTATTGGGAACCCTATTGGGATGGCACCGATGTGCCCACGTCCATTTGCTCCCTCTATATCCGGGGAGAAATTTCACGGACCCGGGAAACGGAACTGACCCGGGACATTCAGGATTTCCTGGCCTTTAATGTGAGTCCTGTCACAAAACTTTACGTGGAAAAAAAACTGACCTACAAGGAAATGCTTTTTGCCGGTAATGCCATTGACTTTGCCCGGATATTCATCTTCTCTGAAAACAAGGCCCAAAGCGATCGTGCCATCATGTCCCGTCTGGATGACATGGCCTGTGAAGAGGCCTTTGCTGACCGTATCCACAAGGCTGCCCGGGCCGCCTTTGACACCCAAACCATTGAAAGTGCTGCCACGGCCCACCCCGACCTGCTCAAAGCCTTATATAAACTATTCGCCCACCGCTTTGACCCGGCCTTGGCCCCCAATCAATCGGCTACTGACCAAACGGAACTACTTGAGACGTTCCACCGGTTGTGCCGGACCCACCTCACAGAACACCCCACGGCTTTACAGATCTTCCGGTTCATGGCGAAACTTGTGACCAACTGCCAAAAAACCAATTTTTACATCCCGGGCAAACGGGCCTACAGCTTCCGTTTAGACAGCGGCATCCTGGATCCCCTGGTATACAACCGGCCTGTCTACGGAATTTTCTTTATTAACGGCCACTATGCCGCAGGCATCCACATGCGGTCTGCCGACATTGCCCGGGGCGGTTTGCGTCTGGTAACAAGCGGTCCGGCGGCCCACAAAAGGCAGATGGAAAATGCGGCCCGGCTCAGCTTTTTCCTGGGGCCCCGGGACCGCCGGCTCAAGCATAAGGACATCTGCGAAGACGGCGCTGCAGGCGTGATCGTTCTCCACCCCGTTTACGGGGAATACCCCAGGGATGCAGTACTGGATTTCACCGAAGGCATCCTGGATCTCACACTCCCTAATGAAAATGTAGTGGATTATTACGGCCGGCCTGAAAGACTCTTTTTCGAACCGGACCGGGAAACGGCAGGCCTCATGGATACTGTGGTCCTCAGGGCAAAGGAACGAGGCTATCCCCACTGGCGAACCATTGCCACGGAAAAAGGTTGCGGCATCCGCCACGATAATTACGGTCTTCTGAACAACGGCAAATTGTTCGGGCTACTGCCGGCCGGGAACGGCCTAAGCGACCTGCAAATCAACGGGAAATCCCAGCTGGTCACCCAGAATCTGGAAAAAATCAGGGAAAAAATCAGTGGAAAAATTAAAACCATAGGCATGACCACCACAGCCATGATGGCGGCCTTCCGCACTCTGATTAATAACGATAACGCCCGGGAAAAAGATCTGAATCTCATGGTCATCGGCGGACCCGGCGGCCGGCTGGGGGGCAATGAACTGCTCTGCTACCAGGGCCGAATCTGCCTTGCCATAGACAATGAAGCCCTACTTTTTGATCCGGCCGGCCTGGATCCCGGCGAATTGGAAAAACTGGCCTTAGCCGCCCGTACCGGCTCCGTCGCCGGCACCCTGGCCTTCCCTTCAGACATGCTGTCTCCCGATGGATTCAAAGTGCCGGCCACAGCCACGCGCACCTTCCTGCCCGACGGCACCGTGGTCGAAAAAAGCGCCATCTTCCACAGAGACTTTCTCTTTAATCCGAAAATGAGAGCCTACATCCGCAAGGCCGACATCCGGGCGTGTCTGCCCTGCGGCGGATTCAAGGAAGGCGTCACCGGGAGAACCGTCACATCCTTTCTGGAAAATTTCAAGGAACTTGAATTCATTGTGGAAGGCGCCGGCCTCTTTTTCAACAACGACGCCCGTCGGCATATTGCGACAAACACCAGCATCCGTCATCTCAAAGAGACCACTGCCAACAAAGGCGGCGTATTCTCCTCGGTCATGGCCGAAGTCCTCCCGGGTTTCCTTCTCGGGGACCAATACGAGACCGCCATACTTGAAGATTCTAAGGTGTGCGGTGACCTTGTTAGGGAAATTATAGGCCTTGTCGAAACCCATGCAGCAGCGGAAACAAAAATATTAATCCGCCGCTGCAAAGCAGATCCTTACATTCCACTCTTTGCCCAATCAGACAAGGCAGGGGAAGAGATCCTGGCCCTTCAGAAGATATTCAAAACCAGGCTCAACACCATCTTAAAACAGAAAACCCTGGTCTGGAAAATCCTGACGGCTTATATCCCTAAAACCTTAGTCAAATTAATGGGCAAAAGACGGATCACAGAGATCCTCAATACCGACGCCATGCAGGAATACCGAGACGCCATCATCACCAAAAAATTGGCGGTTACAGCCTTTTACCGATTCGGCCTGGAATGGGAAAATTTTACGGCAGCGCTGGAAAAAGACTTCACCGGCACAGTGGGCGACCTCGCTGCTCCCCCCACCGCCCCTCGACAGGCTGCTACAGAATGCTAA